A stretch of Malus sylvestris chromosome 11, drMalSylv7.2, whole genome shotgun sequence DNA encodes these proteins:
- the LOC126590132 gene encoding ABC transporter G family member 3-like, translating into MEEIQSQSDNYRSSSSSASSPASRVPSSNFFYLRKPGSLRQPISFEDSPEWEDTDVDVRLGEGGDSINIAVTPVSPSLSKLNSGSLPSPGLPEGATVVRKIAGASLVWKDLTVTIKGKRKYSEKVVKSSNGYALPGTITVIMGPDKSGKSTLLRALAGRLPHSARMYGEVFVNGAKSHMPYGSYGFVEREITLIGSLTVREFLYYSALLQLPGFVCQKRSVVEDAIHAMSLGDCANKLIGGYCLMKGLPNGDRRRVSIARELVMRPHILFIDEPLYHLDSVSALLMMVTLKKLASTGCTIIFTIYQSSTEVFGLFDRICLLSNGNTLFFGETLACLQHFSNAGFPCPIMQSPSDHFLRAINTDFDKIISTCKNWQDDNGDFSSVNMDTAVAIRTLEATYKTSADAAAVETMILRLTDKEGMVLKSKGKAGAATRIAVLTWRSLLIMSRDWKYYWLRLILYMIFTFSVGTVFSGSGHSLSSVMTKVAAIFVFISFTALLSISGVPAVIKEIKIYASEESNHHLGALVFLCGQLLSSIPFLFLISIPSSVVFYFLIGLHDEFSLLMYFMLNFFMCLLVNDGIMLVVVSLWQDVFWSTLTLICIQVVMMLSAGYFRIRNALPGPVWTYPVSYLAFHTYSIQGLLENEYIGTSFPVGQVRTISGYQALSNAYDISPDSNSKWENLLILFLMAVGYRVLVFVSLYFRVGEKKYIRKILKCNQDTNSAR; encoded by the exons ATGGAAGAAATACAATCACAATCGGATAATTATAGGTCTTCCTCATCTTCAGCAAGTAGTCCAGCAAGTCGGGTGCCCTCAAGTAACTTTTTCTACTTGCGTAAACCTGGCTCACTGAGACAACCCATCTCATTTGAAGATTCACCTGAATGGGAGGATACAGATGTTGATGTTAGGTTGGGGGAAGGAGGTGACTCCATCAACATTGCTGTCACACCGGTCTCCCCATCTCTTTCGAAGCTCAATAGTGGGTCCCTGCCATCCCCAGGGTTACCAGAGGGTGCAACTGTTGTAAGAAAGATTGCAGGGGCATCCCTTGTGTGGAAAGATTTGACTGTTACAATCAAGGGGAAAAGAAAGTACTCTGAGAAGGTTGTGAAGAGTTCGAATGGTTATGCATTGCCAGGAACTATAACAGTAATTATGGGTCCTGATAAATCGGGGAAGTCGACGCTACTAAGAGCACTTGCAG GAAGATTGCCTCACTCAGCCAGAATGTACGGTGAGGTGTTTGTGAATGGTGCCAAGTCGCACATGCCGTATGGTTCATAT GGCTTTGTTGAGAGGGAAATCACTCTAATTGGATCCCTCACTGTTCGAGAGTTTCTATATTACTCTGCGCTGCTCCAGCTTCCTGGTTTCGTTTGTCAGAAAAGGAGCGTAGTAGAGGATGCCATCCATGCCATGTCACTGGGTGATTGTGCAAACAAATTGATAGGTGGTTACTGTCTTATGAAGGGCCTTCCAAATGGTGATAGAAGGCGTGTTAGCATCGCTCGAGAGCTTGTGATGAGGCCTCATATTTTATTCATAGATGAACCCCTTTATCATCTTGATAG tgtcTCCGCACTGCTGATGATGGTAACGCTGAAGAAACTTGCAAGTACGGGTTGCACCATTATATTTACCATTTACCAAAGCAGCACAGAAGTATTTGGCCTTTTTGATCGGATATGTCTTCTTTCAAATGGAAATACCCTGTTTTTTGGAGAAACCTTGGCTTGTTTGCAG CACTTCTCAAATGCTGGATTTCCTTGTCCGATTATGCAAAGTCCGTCAGATCACTTTTTACGGGCAATAAATACAGATTTCGACAAGATCATTTCAACGTGCAAAAATTGGCAG GATGACAACGGAGATTTTTCATCAGTGAACATGGATACTGCTGTGGCAATACGCACCCTTGAAGCAACTTATAAAACATCAGCAGATGCTGCTGCAGTTGAAACTATGATACTGAGACTCACAGATAAG GAAGGTATGGTACTTAAAAGCAAGGGAAAGGCTGGAGCTGCTACGCGGATAGCAGTTTTAACTTGGAGATCTTTATTAATAATGTCAAGGGATTGGAAATACTACTGGCTTCGTCTTATTCTTTATATGATTTTTACATTCTCCGTTGGAACAGTATTTTCTGGCTCAGGGCATTCTTTGTCCTCAGTTATG ACAAAAGTTGCAGCGATATTTGTATTTATTTCGTTTACCGCACTGCTAAGCATTTCTGGAGTACCTGCAGTTATCAAAGAAATCAAG ATATATGCCAGTGAAGAATCGAACCACCATTTGGGGGCACTAGTCTTTTTATGTGGACAACTTCTCTCTAGCATCCCGTTCCTGTTTCTCATCTCCATCCCATCAAGTGTCGTCTTCTATTTCCTTATAGGATTGCATGATGAGTTTAGCTTGTTGATGTACTTCATGCTGAATTTCTTCATGTGCCTCTTAGTAAATGATGGGATAATGCTGGTGGTTGTTTCTTTATGGCAAGATGTTTTCTGGAGCACCCTCACTCTGATATGCATACAA GTGGTAATGATGCTATCCGCGGGATATTTCAGAATTCGAAATGCTTTGCCTGGACCAGTGTGGACATATCCAGTATCCTATTTAGCTTTCCATACATACTCTATACAG GGGCTGTTGGAGAATGAGTACATAGGGACATCCTTTCCAGTTGGGCAGGTAAGGACCATATCCGGGTATCAAGCACTTAGTAACGCATATGACATCTCCCCGGACAGCAATTCCAAGTGGGAAAATTTACTGATCTTGTTTCTAATGGCTGTCGGGTATCGTGTTCTTGTCTTTGTTTCATTGTACTTTCGTGTAGGCGAAAAAAAGTATATACGTAAGATTTTGAAGTGTAATCAGGATACAAACAGTGCAAGATGA
- the LOC126590134 gene encoding dolichol kinase EVAN isoform X2: MAAMAMAMAGMMNGERAVVLLFITRVLFSLPFSLISHGVALSLLALSALSLDILADSSTSLSQFSTRPGASSGILLGAVTLPAVFISKMIQLSRAVSLHQAAIEELESLTMQYWAASASCLCVLIFLCITIRRSSENMPPPSRSIWHAKFSLSCIVLHTAVCCVTLGFDTALKLLWMLCHGLAAVKLIQHVLRTFPSCASIGEACLVTSGLVLYFGDMLAYTIEKVSGFFMKSEVVQYGSKRSEISIIIQGLLLGLLLFPMAFKFVLRMWEFSLSTARSEVRTNNEIWRSIIFFSSLGFIMIVIIPSWMQLVQDFHMHPLLWVLSFIFSEPLKRLSLCAYWICVIFVSVLRFYNISKNSKIERILLRKYYHLMAVSMFVPALIFQPEFLDLSFGAALAVFLALEIIRVWRISPLGQSVDKFMNAFTDHRDSDLLIVSHFSLLLGCALPIWISSGYNDRPLAPFSGILSLGIGDTMASVVGYKYGVLRWSKTGKKTIEGTAAGITSVLAACSVLLPLLASTGYILTEHWCSLLLAVTVSGMLEAYTAQLDNAFIPLIFYSLLCL, translated from the exons ATGGCGGCCATGGCCATGGCGATGGCCGGAATGATGAACGGAGAGAGAGCCGTGGTGTTGCTGTTCATTACTCGTGTCCTCTTCTCCCTCCCCTTCTCTCTCATCTCCCACGGcgtcgctctctctctcctcgccCTCTCCGCCCTCTCCCTCGACATCCTCGCCGATtcttccacctccctttcccaATTCAGCACCAG GCCGGGTGCTTCGTCGGGTATATTGTTAGGGGCTGTCACGTTGCCCGCTGTTTTCATATCCAAGATGATACAGCTTTCCCGGGCGGTTTCATTGCACCAAGCTGCGATTGAAG AACTCGAATCTTTGACAATGCAATACTGGGCTGCTTCTGCCAGTTGCTTGTGTGTGCTGATTTTCCTCTGCATAACTATAAGGCGTTCATCCGAGAATATGCCTCCACCTTCACGTAGTATTTGGCATGCAAAGTTTAGCTTAAGTTGCATAGTATTGCACACAGCGGTGTGCTGCGTGACTCTTG GCTTTGACACTGCATTGAAGTTATTATGGATGCTCTGTCACGGATTGGCAGCTGTAAAATTAATTCAGCATGTCCTTAGAACTTTCCCGTCTTGTGCTTCCATTG GGGAAGCATGTCTAGTGACTTCAGGTCTTGTTCTCTATTTTGGTGACATGTTGGCATATACCATTGAAAAG GTGTCTGGGTTTTTTATGAAATCAGAGGTGGTACAGTATGGAAGCAAACGAAGTGAGATTAGTATTATTATACAG GGGTTGCTGCTTGGCCTTCTTCTTTTCCCAATGGCCTTTAAATTTGTTCTCCGAATGTGGGAATTCTCATTAAGTACAGCCCGCTCTGAAGTGAGGACAAACAACGAGATTTGGAGATCTATTATCTTCTTTTCTTCCCTTGGATTCATCATGATTGTGATCATTCCATCATGGATGCAGTTGGTTCAGGATTTTCATATGCATCCCTTGTTATG ggtactttcatttattttttcagaACCACTTAAGAGATTATCTTTGTGTGCGTACTGGATCTGTGTGATATTTGTGTCTGTTTTGAGGTTCTACAATATTTCAAAAAATAGCAAGATTGAGAGGATTCTACTCCGAAAGTACTACCATCTGATGGCTGTGTCAATGTTTGTGCCTGCTCTTATCTTCCAG CCAGAGTTTCTTGATCTTTCATTCGGTGCAGCATTGGCAGTTTTCTTGGCATTGGAAATTATTCGA GTATGGAGAATTTCGCCATTAGGACAATCTGTAGATAAATTTATGAATGCTTTCACTGATCATCGTGACTCAGATCTTCTTATTGTCAG CCACTTTTCACTCTTGTTGGGATGCGCTCTTCCTATCTGGATATCTTCGGGGTATAATGATCGACCCCTTGCTCCTTTTTCTGGAATTTTGAGCCTCGGAATTGGAGACACAATG GCATCAGTTGTTGGGTATAAGTATGGTGTCCTCAGGTGGAGTAAAACTGGCA AGAAAACCATTGAAGGGACTGCGGCTGGTATAACATCGGTCCTGGCTGCTTGCTCAGTTCTGCTTCCCCTTCTAGCATCCACTGGATATATTCTTACAGAG CATTGGTGCTCTCTTCTCCTAGCCGTGACCGTAAGTGGTATGTTGGAGGCTTACACAGCACAACTTGATAATGCATTCATACCGCTCATATTCTACAGCCTTCTGTGTTTGTGA
- the LOC126590134 gene encoding dolichol kinase EVAN isoform X1 has product MAAMAMAMAGMMNGERAVVLLFITRVLFSLPFSLISHGVALSLLALSALSLDILADSSTSLSQFSTRPGASSGILLGAVTLPAVFISKMIQLSRAVSLHQAAIEELESLTMQYWAASASCLCVLIFLCITIRRSSENMPPPSRSIWHAKFSLSCIVLHTAVCCVTLGTLSLTSFDTALKLLWMLCHGLAAVKLIQHVLRTFPSCASIGEACLVTSGLVLYFGDMLAYTIEKVSGFFMKSEVVQYGSKRSEISIIIQGLLLGLLLFPMAFKFVLRMWEFSLSTARSEVRTNNEIWRSIIFFSSLGFIMIVIIPSWMQLVQDFHMHPLLWVLSFIFSEPLKRLSLCAYWICVIFVSVLRFYNISKNSKIERILLRKYYHLMAVSMFVPALIFQPEFLDLSFGAALAVFLALEIIRVWRISPLGQSVDKFMNAFTDHRDSDLLIVSHFSLLLGCALPIWISSGYNDRPLAPFSGILSLGIGDTMASVVGYKYGVLRWSKTGKKTIEGTAAGITSVLAACSVLLPLLASTGYILTEHWCSLLLAVTVSGMLEAYTAQLDNAFIPLIFYSLLCL; this is encoded by the exons ATGGCGGCCATGGCCATGGCGATGGCCGGAATGATGAACGGAGAGAGAGCCGTGGTGTTGCTGTTCATTACTCGTGTCCTCTTCTCCCTCCCCTTCTCTCTCATCTCCCACGGcgtcgctctctctctcctcgccCTCTCCGCCCTCTCCCTCGACATCCTCGCCGATtcttccacctccctttcccaATTCAGCACCAG GCCGGGTGCTTCGTCGGGTATATTGTTAGGGGCTGTCACGTTGCCCGCTGTTTTCATATCCAAGATGATACAGCTTTCCCGGGCGGTTTCATTGCACCAAGCTGCGATTGAAG AACTCGAATCTTTGACAATGCAATACTGGGCTGCTTCTGCCAGTTGCTTGTGTGTGCTGATTTTCCTCTGCATAACTATAAGGCGTTCATCCGAGAATATGCCTCCACCTTCACGTAGTATTTGGCATGCAAAGTTTAGCTTAAGTTGCATAGTATTGCACACAGCGGTGTGCTGCGTGACTCTTGGTACATTATCTCTTACTA GCTTTGACACTGCATTGAAGTTATTATGGATGCTCTGTCACGGATTGGCAGCTGTAAAATTAATTCAGCATGTCCTTAGAACTTTCCCGTCTTGTGCTTCCATTG GGGAAGCATGTCTAGTGACTTCAGGTCTTGTTCTCTATTTTGGTGACATGTTGGCATATACCATTGAAAAG GTGTCTGGGTTTTTTATGAAATCAGAGGTGGTACAGTATGGAAGCAAACGAAGTGAGATTAGTATTATTATACAG GGGTTGCTGCTTGGCCTTCTTCTTTTCCCAATGGCCTTTAAATTTGTTCTCCGAATGTGGGAATTCTCATTAAGTACAGCCCGCTCTGAAGTGAGGACAAACAACGAGATTTGGAGATCTATTATCTTCTTTTCTTCCCTTGGATTCATCATGATTGTGATCATTCCATCATGGATGCAGTTGGTTCAGGATTTTCATATGCATCCCTTGTTATG ggtactttcatttattttttcagaACCACTTAAGAGATTATCTTTGTGTGCGTACTGGATCTGTGTGATATTTGTGTCTGTTTTGAGGTTCTACAATATTTCAAAAAATAGCAAGATTGAGAGGATTCTACTCCGAAAGTACTACCATCTGATGGCTGTGTCAATGTTTGTGCCTGCTCTTATCTTCCAG CCAGAGTTTCTTGATCTTTCATTCGGTGCAGCATTGGCAGTTTTCTTGGCATTGGAAATTATTCGA GTATGGAGAATTTCGCCATTAGGACAATCTGTAGATAAATTTATGAATGCTTTCACTGATCATCGTGACTCAGATCTTCTTATTGTCAG CCACTTTTCACTCTTGTTGGGATGCGCTCTTCCTATCTGGATATCTTCGGGGTATAATGATCGACCCCTTGCTCCTTTTTCTGGAATTTTGAGCCTCGGAATTGGAGACACAATG GCATCAGTTGTTGGGTATAAGTATGGTGTCCTCAGGTGGAGTAAAACTGGCA AGAAAACCATTGAAGGGACTGCGGCTGGTATAACATCGGTCCTGGCTGCTTGCTCAGTTCTGCTTCCCCTTCTAGCATCCACTGGATATATTCTTACAGAG CATTGGTGCTCTCTTCTCCTAGCCGTGACCGTAAGTGGTATGTTGGAGGCTTACACAGCACAACTTGATAATGCATTCATACCGCTCATATTCTACAGCCTTCTGTGTTTGTGA
- the LOC126590134 gene encoding dolichol kinase EVAN isoform X3: MAAMAMAMAGMMNGERAVVLLFITRVLFSLPFSLISHGVALSLLALSALSLDILADSSTSLSQFSTRPGASSGILLGAVTLPAVFISKMIQLSRAVSLHQAAIEGFDTALKLLWMLCHGLAAVKLIQHVLRTFPSCASIGEACLVTSGLVLYFGDMLAYTIEKVSGFFMKSEVVQYGSKRSEISIIIQGLLLGLLLFPMAFKFVLRMWEFSLSTARSEVRTNNEIWRSIIFFSSLGFIMIVIIPSWMQLVQDFHMHPLLWVLSFIFSEPLKRLSLCAYWICVIFVSVLRFYNISKNSKIERILLRKYYHLMAVSMFVPALIFQPEFLDLSFGAALAVFLALEIIRVWRISPLGQSVDKFMNAFTDHRDSDLLIVSHFSLLLGCALPIWISSGYNDRPLAPFSGILSLGIGDTMASVVGYKYGVLRWSKTGKKTIEGTAAGITSVLAACSVLLPLLASTGYILTEHWCSLLLAVTVSGMLEAYTAQLDNAFIPLIFYSLLCL; encoded by the exons ATGGCGGCCATGGCCATGGCGATGGCCGGAATGATGAACGGAGAGAGAGCCGTGGTGTTGCTGTTCATTACTCGTGTCCTCTTCTCCCTCCCCTTCTCTCTCATCTCCCACGGcgtcgctctctctctcctcgccCTCTCCGCCCTCTCCCTCGACATCCTCGCCGATtcttccacctccctttcccaATTCAGCACCAG GCCGGGTGCTTCGTCGGGTATATTGTTAGGGGCTGTCACGTTGCCCGCTGTTTTCATATCCAAGATGATACAGCTTTCCCGGGCGGTTTCATTGCACCAAGCTGCGATTGAAG GCTTTGACACTGCATTGAAGTTATTATGGATGCTCTGTCACGGATTGGCAGCTGTAAAATTAATTCAGCATGTCCTTAGAACTTTCCCGTCTTGTGCTTCCATTG GGGAAGCATGTCTAGTGACTTCAGGTCTTGTTCTCTATTTTGGTGACATGTTGGCATATACCATTGAAAAG GTGTCTGGGTTTTTTATGAAATCAGAGGTGGTACAGTATGGAAGCAAACGAAGTGAGATTAGTATTATTATACAG GGGTTGCTGCTTGGCCTTCTTCTTTTCCCAATGGCCTTTAAATTTGTTCTCCGAATGTGGGAATTCTCATTAAGTACAGCCCGCTCTGAAGTGAGGACAAACAACGAGATTTGGAGATCTATTATCTTCTTTTCTTCCCTTGGATTCATCATGATTGTGATCATTCCATCATGGATGCAGTTGGTTCAGGATTTTCATATGCATCCCTTGTTATG ggtactttcatttattttttcagaACCACTTAAGAGATTATCTTTGTGTGCGTACTGGATCTGTGTGATATTTGTGTCTGTTTTGAGGTTCTACAATATTTCAAAAAATAGCAAGATTGAGAGGATTCTACTCCGAAAGTACTACCATCTGATGGCTGTGTCAATGTTTGTGCCTGCTCTTATCTTCCAG CCAGAGTTTCTTGATCTTTCATTCGGTGCAGCATTGGCAGTTTTCTTGGCATTGGAAATTATTCGA GTATGGAGAATTTCGCCATTAGGACAATCTGTAGATAAATTTATGAATGCTTTCACTGATCATCGTGACTCAGATCTTCTTATTGTCAG CCACTTTTCACTCTTGTTGGGATGCGCTCTTCCTATCTGGATATCTTCGGGGTATAATGATCGACCCCTTGCTCCTTTTTCTGGAATTTTGAGCCTCGGAATTGGAGACACAATG GCATCAGTTGTTGGGTATAAGTATGGTGTCCTCAGGTGGAGTAAAACTGGCA AGAAAACCATTGAAGGGACTGCGGCTGGTATAACATCGGTCCTGGCTGCTTGCTCAGTTCTGCTTCCCCTTCTAGCATCCACTGGATATATTCTTACAGAG CATTGGTGCTCTCTTCTCCTAGCCGTGACCGTAAGTGGTATGTTGGAGGCTTACACAGCACAACTTGATAATGCATTCATACCGCTCATATTCTACAGCCTTCTGTGTTTGTGA
- the LOC126590138 gene encoding auxin-responsive protein SAUR50-like, whose translation MAKSRTTSTCTKNKSIVKLKIVVEKLQRSLSLGRSKSSNYSNGDSTTVPEDVKEGHFAVIAVEGDEPKRFVVALSYLTHSTFLKLLEQAAEEYGFVHEGALTIPCQSSELEKILDDRQWQEEERGSSSDVNWGYCKSMVRNWFF comes from the coding sequence ATGGCTAAGTCTAGAACCACAAGTACTTGTACGAAGAATAAGAGCATTGTGAAGCTCAAAATTGTAGTGGAAAAGCTACAAAGAAGTCTATCTTTGGGAAGATCAAAATCGTCAAATTATTCCAATGGCGACTCAACGACTGTGCCGGAAGATGTTAAGGAGGGCCACTTTGCTGTGATTGCGGTGGAAGGAGATGAACCAAAGAGATTTGTGGTGGCATTGAGTTACTTGACACACTCAACTTTCTTGAAGCTATTGGAGCAAGCAGCTGAGGAGTATGGTTTTGTTCACGAAGGTGCCCTAACCATTCCTTGCCAGTCAAGCGAGCTCGAGAAGATATTAGACGATCGGCAATGGcaggaggaagaaagaggctcATCTAGTGATGTTAACTGGGGTTATTGTAAATCTATGGTACGGAattggtttttttaa